The DNA segment ACAAGGTTTCGAAGGGCTGCGCAGACTCCATTTAACTTCGTCTTTGAGGCAAGGCCGTAGTAATGCAGGAAACTGCTGAGCCTCGGGTAGGAAGGTAGTGAATAACGCGTCACTGTCAAGGCAATTATTTGACCGAGTGATTCTTTCAGGCATTCAACGTGGACTTTAGCACTTCCTGCCAGTAACTCAGCAATGCCCTGACCGGATCGAAGGTATGAATTGAACATTCACATCTGTTGAAGGTTTTGTCGTGACAGTAGCACAAGACTGATGCCAAGGTCCTCCGCCCCAGGTAAATGCAAAGTTGTCCGGAATCCAGCTTGCGCTAGGCGATGTGCATTGGCGCTAGCAGTTCTTTATCATGCTCAATTACCATGCTGTCAAAAGCACCAAAATTTACTTCCAAGAACGGAGATATGAAAAAAGCAGCGCCGTATTTGCCCCCAATCCGAATTACCAGATTATTACTTTCAAGCACTTTGAGATGGTGTTGGATTGCCTTGTAATTCAGGTCCAGATTGATAGACAGCTGGTACGCATT comes from the Nitrososphaera sp. genome and includes:
- a CDS encoding winged helix-turn-helix domain-containing protein; this encodes METNSYARHLLQFVFTASKGGVNRMRIVSQLRQRPLNAYQLSINLDLNYKAIQHHLKVLESNNLVIRIGGKYGAAFFISPFLEVNFGAFDSMVIEHDKELLAPMHIA